A window of the Streptomyces formicae genome harbors these coding sequences:
- a CDS encoding IclR family transcriptional regulator, which translates to MGRLVPAVTRALDILELFLEGDGALSAPDVTRRLQLPRTTVHELLTTLATRSYLVPVPEQPGHYRLGVRTYQLGSRYAEQLDLAAEGRQVAREVADTCDETVHVAVLEDTDVIYIAKVDSTHAVRMVSAAGRRLPAHCTSVGKMLLASLPEAELEARIAGREFTAMTVNSITDPDALRDALAAIRARGIAVEHQESNPDVSCVAAPVRDSAGHVVAALSISVPMSRWSDERENELAELAAKGAADLSVRLGHRGAW; encoded by the coding sequence ATGGGACGACTGGTGCCGGCGGTGACCAGGGCGCTGGACATACTGGAGCTCTTCCTCGAAGGCGACGGGGCGCTCTCCGCCCCTGACGTCACCCGCAGGCTCCAACTGCCGCGCACCACCGTGCACGAGCTGCTCACCACCCTCGCCACCCGCTCCTACCTGGTGCCCGTCCCCGAACAGCCCGGCCACTACCGGCTCGGTGTGCGCACCTACCAGCTCGGCAGCCGGTACGCGGAACAGCTCGACCTCGCCGCCGAAGGCAGGCAGGTCGCCCGCGAGGTCGCCGACACCTGCGACGAGACCGTCCACGTCGCCGTCCTGGAGGACACCGACGTCATCTACATCGCCAAAGTGGACTCCACCCACGCCGTCCGCATGGTCTCCGCAGCAGGGCGCAGACTGCCCGCTCACTGCACCTCGGTCGGCAAGATGCTGCTCGCGAGCCTGCCCGAGGCGGAGCTCGAAGCCCGTATCGCGGGACGGGAGTTCACGGCCATGACCGTCAACAGCATCACCGACCCGGACGCGCTGCGCGACGCCCTCGCCGCCATCAGGGCCCGCGGCATCGCCGTAGAGCACCAGGAGTCCAACCCGGACGTCAGCTGCGTGGCCGCCCCGGTCCGCGACAGCGCGGGACACGTGGTCGCCGCGCTCTCCATATCCGTGCCGATGAGCCGCTGGAGCGACGAGAGGGAGAACGAACTCGCCGAGCTCGCCGCCAAGGGCGCCGCCGATCTGTCGGTCCGCCTCGGACACCGGGGGGCCTGGTGA
- a CDS encoding mandelate racemase/muconate lactonizing enzyme family protein produces MRITGISTHVVGTPWRNLTYVLVHTDEGLTGVGETRMLGRTDALVGYLREAEANHIAGSDPFAVEDLVRRMKYGDYGRAGEIVMSGIAVVEMACWDIKGKALGVPVWQLLGGKVTDRVKAYANGWYTTERTPEAYHKAAQEVVARGYRALKIDPFGTGHFELDHEQTRYAVSLIEAVRDAIGPEAELMLEMHGRFSPATAVRLARELAPFRPAWLEEPVPPENLKALEKVAAKVDMPIATGERIHDRIEFRELFESQAADIIQPDVGHIGGILETRKLAATAETHYTLVAPHNVGGSVLTAASLQLGACTPNFKILEHFNDFADAEIKKVVRGAPHVVDGHFEVSHAPGLGVELDVDAAAEFPQQKARFDLWAEGWEKRSPK; encoded by the coding sequence TTGCGCATTACGGGAATCAGCACGCACGTCGTCGGGACGCCCTGGCGCAATCTCACCTATGTCCTGGTCCACACCGACGAGGGCCTCACCGGAGTCGGCGAGACCCGGATGCTGGGCCGCACCGACGCACTCGTCGGCTACCTTCGCGAGGCGGAGGCCAACCACATCGCCGGCTCGGACCCGTTCGCGGTCGAGGACCTCGTGCGCCGGATGAAGTACGGCGACTACGGACGCGCGGGCGAGATCGTGATGTCCGGTATCGCCGTGGTGGAGATGGCCTGCTGGGACATCAAGGGCAAGGCGCTGGGCGTGCCCGTGTGGCAGTTGCTCGGCGGCAAGGTCACCGACCGGGTGAAGGCGTACGCGAACGGCTGGTACACGACCGAGCGGACCCCGGAGGCGTACCACAAGGCCGCCCAGGAGGTCGTCGCACGCGGCTACCGGGCGCTGAAGATCGACCCCTTCGGGACCGGCCACTTCGAGCTCGACCACGAACAGACCCGGTACGCCGTGTCGTTGATCGAGGCGGTACGGGACGCCATCGGCCCCGAGGCCGAGCTGATGCTGGAAATGCACGGCCGCTTCTCGCCCGCGACGGCCGTACGACTGGCGCGCGAGCTGGCCCCGTTCCGGCCGGCCTGGCTGGAGGAGCCGGTGCCGCCGGAGAACCTCAAGGCGCTGGAGAAGGTCGCCGCCAAGGTGGACATGCCGATCGCGACCGGTGAGCGCATCCACGACCGGATCGAGTTCCGCGAGCTCTTCGAGTCCCAGGCCGCCGACATCATCCAGCCGGACGTCGGCCACATCGGCGGCATCCTGGAGACGCGCAAGCTCGCCGCGACCGCCGAGACGCACTACACGCTCGTCGCCCCGCACAACGTCGGCGGCTCGGTCCTGACGGCAGCCTCGCTGCAACTCGGCGCCTGCACCCCCAACTTCAAGATCCTGGAGCACTTCAACGACTTCGCGGACGCGGAGATCAAGAAGGTGGTGCGCGGCGCGCCCCATGTCGTCGACGGCCACTTCGAGGTCTCGCATGCGCCGGGACTCGGCGTCGAGCTGGACGTGGACGCCGCGGCAGAGTTCCCGCAGCAGAAGGCACGCTTCGACCTGTGGGCCGAGGGCTGGGAGAAGAGGTCGCCCAAGTGA
- a CDS encoding zinc-dependent alcohol dehydrogenase: MTRAIVVDGPGEHRLVRRATEAPGRDEVRVRVAAAGICMSDREVYDGHRDADYVRYPVVPGHEWSGTVEAVGKGVDPALVGRKTVAEGFRACGVCERCREGDTNLCTGGYDETGFTRPGAFADHVTVPARLLHLLPDDADLRAAALLEPAAVVAAAVRAGEPRPGERIAVVGAGTLGLLAVQLLASHSPALLTAIDPRETRGRQALRFGAGEALPPDEAAERAGHYDLVVETAGAPSTAQDACALARRGGRVVLTGMFAPGATGIDPVRLSLAQLTVRSVFGASSSAWAAAVRAFGLGLLDPAPLITHEYPLERFGDAIALVGSGDPKAGKVLLRP; the protein is encoded by the coding sequence GTGACCCGGGCGATCGTCGTCGACGGGCCGGGCGAGCACCGGCTCGTCCGGCGCGCGACGGAGGCACCGGGGCGGGACGAGGTGCGGGTACGGGTCGCCGCCGCCGGGATCTGCATGAGCGACCGCGAGGTGTACGACGGCCATCGCGACGCCGACTACGTCCGCTATCCGGTCGTGCCCGGCCATGAGTGGTCCGGCACGGTCGAGGCGGTGGGCAAGGGCGTCGATCCGGCGCTGGTGGGCCGGAAGACCGTCGCCGAGGGGTTCCGCGCCTGCGGTGTGTGCGAGCGGTGCCGCGAGGGCGACACCAATCTCTGCACGGGCGGCTACGACGAGACGGGCTTCACCCGGCCCGGCGCCTTCGCCGACCATGTCACCGTCCCCGCCCGGCTGCTGCACCTCCTGCCCGACGACGCCGACCTTCGGGCAGCGGCCCTGCTGGAGCCGGCCGCGGTGGTCGCGGCGGCGGTGCGGGCGGGAGAGCCACGCCCCGGGGAGCGGATCGCGGTCGTCGGCGCGGGGACGCTCGGCCTGCTCGCCGTGCAACTGCTGGCCTCGCACTCCCCCGCCCTGCTGACCGCGATCGACCCGAGGGAGACCCGTGGCCGGCAGGCGCTGCGCTTCGGGGCGGGCGAGGCGCTCCCCCCTGACGAGGCGGCGGAACGGGCCGGGCACTACGACCTGGTGGTGGAGACGGCGGGCGCGCCGAGCACCGCACAGGACGCCTGTGCGCTGGCCCGCAGGGGCGGGCGGGTGGTGCTGACCGGGATGTTCGCGCCGGGGGCGACCGGGATCGACCCCGTCCGCCTGTCGCTCGCCCAGCTCACCGTGCGCAGCGTCTTCGGCGCGTCGTCGTCGGCCTGGGCCGCCGCCGTGCGGGCCTTCGGCCTCGGGCTGCTGGACCCCGCCCCGCTGATCACGCACGAGTATCCGCTGGAGCGGTTCGGCGACGCCATCGCCCTTGTCGGCAGCGGGGATCCGAAGGCCGGGAAGGTGCTCCTGCGCCCGTAA
- a CDS encoding TetR/AcrR family transcriptional regulator has product MAGSERGPRERIVFSAAQLIRRDGVTATGMRDVVAHAGAPRGSLQHYFPGGKAQLVNEAVDWAGNYAAKRVGRFLAGLPRPTPSGLFAAMVAQWTEEYRTAGFAAGCPVAAATVDCTASTDSTRTAAAAAFACWTRPVARALGEMGVPAERAEALATLMISALEGAILIARAERDVRALTTVARELGPLLDGCVTQKATPDPER; this is encoded by the coding sequence ATGGCGGGTTCGGAGCGAGGTCCGCGCGAGCGGATCGTCTTCAGCGCGGCCCAGCTGATCCGGCGCGACGGCGTCACCGCGACGGGGATGAGGGACGTCGTCGCCCACGCGGGTGCACCGCGCGGCTCTCTCCAGCACTACTTCCCCGGCGGCAAGGCGCAGCTCGTCAACGAGGCCGTCGACTGGGCGGGGAACTACGCCGCCAAGCGCGTCGGCCGGTTCCTCGCCGGGCTGCCCCGGCCGACGCCCAGCGGGCTGTTCGCCGCCATGGTGGCCCAGTGGACCGAGGAGTACCGGACGGCCGGGTTCGCCGCGGGCTGCCCCGTGGCCGCGGCGACGGTCGACTGCACGGCCTCCACCGACTCCACGAGGACCGCTGCCGCCGCCGCGTTCGCCTGCTGGACCCGGCCGGTCGCCCGGGCCCTCGGGGAGATGGGCGTGCCGGCCGAGCGCGCCGAAGCGCTGGCGACGCTCATGATCAGCGCGCTGGAAGGGGCGATCCTGATCGCCCGCGCCGAGCGGGACGTGCGCGCCCTGACGACCGTGGCGCGGGAGCTCGGCCCGCTCCTGGACGGCTGCGTCACGCAGAAGGCGACGCCGGATCCGGAGCGGTGA
- a CDS encoding NAD(P)-dependent oxidoreductase, producing MDVGFLGLGVMGQPMALNLARSGQDLVVWNRTAAKSEPLRAAGARVAACPGEVFERARVVFLMLTDEAAVDAVLGRGTPDFAAKLAGRTIVPMGTTSPEHSRRLEADVRAAGGSYVEAPVSGSRVPAEAGRLVAMLAGEPAAVESVRPLLQPMCHQTFVCGPAPNALLMKLSVNLFLITMVTGLTEAFHFADRHALDKEQFLAVLDAGPMASGVSRMKAPKLMARDFSVQAAVVDVLKNNQLIADAARKSAVASPLLDVCHALFGETVAQGHGKSDMVAVLRAIEARTGEARRTDEARTDDARRTDDARTDDARTDEARTRS from the coding sequence GTGGACGTAGGCTTTCTCGGCCTCGGTGTCATGGGGCAGCCCATGGCCCTCAACCTGGCCCGGTCCGGGCAGGACCTCGTCGTCTGGAACCGGACCGCCGCGAAGAGCGAACCGCTGCGCGCCGCGGGCGCGCGGGTGGCGGCGTGCCCCGGCGAGGTCTTCGAGCGGGCCCGCGTGGTGTTCCTCATGCTGACCGACGAGGCGGCGGTGGACGCGGTCCTTGGCCGCGGGACGCCGGACTTCGCCGCGAAGCTCGCGGGCCGCACGATCGTCCCCATGGGAACGACCTCCCCCGAGCACTCCCGTCGGCTCGAAGCCGATGTCCGTGCGGCGGGCGGCAGTTACGTCGAAGCGCCCGTCTCCGGCTCACGTGTGCCCGCCGAGGCCGGGCGGCTCGTGGCGATGCTCGCGGGCGAGCCCGCTGCCGTGGAGTCGGTGCGGCCGCTGCTGCAACCGATGTGCCATCAGACCTTCGTGTGCGGACCGGCCCCGAATGCGCTGCTGATGAAGCTCTCGGTGAACCTGTTCCTGATCACGATGGTCACCGGCCTGACCGAGGCGTTCCACTTCGCCGACCGGCACGCCCTGGACAAGGAGCAGTTCCTGGCCGTACTGGACGCCGGCCCGATGGCCAGTGGCGTCTCGCGGATGAAGGCTCCCAAGCTGATGGCTCGTGACTTCTCCGTCCAGGCAGCGGTCGTGGACGTGCTGAAGAACAATCAGCTGATCGCGGACGCGGCGAGGAAGTCCGCCGTGGCCTCACCCCTCCTGGACGTCTGCCACGCCCTCTTCGGCGAGACCGTGGCACAGGGACACGGGAAGTCCGACATGGTGGCGGTCCTCCGCGCCATCGAAGCGAGGACCGGCGAAGCGCGACGGACCGACGAAGCACGGACCGACGACGCGCGACGGACCGACGACGCACGCACCGACGACGCGCGGACGGACGAGGCCCGCACACGGTCGTGA
- the pgm gene encoding phosphoglucomutase (alpha-D-glucose-1,6-bisphosphate-dependent), translating to MPNERAGQPARPEDLIDVARLVTAYYALHPDPADPAQRVAFGTSGHRGSSLATAFNEDHIAATSQAICEYRAGQGIDGPLFLGADTHALSEPARVTAVEVFAANGVTVLIDSADGYTPTPAVSHAILTHNRGRTAGMADGVVVTPSHNPPADGGFKYNPPNGGPAGSDATGWIQDRANEIITGGLKDVRRLPYARALAAATTGRYDFLGAYVADLPSVLDLDAVRAAGVRIGADPLGGASVAYWGRIADEHGLDLTVVNPHTDPTWRFMTLDWDGRIRMDCSSPYAMASLIEGRDRFQLATGNDADADRHGIVTPDGGLMNPNHYLATAIAYLYRHREQWPAGAGVGKTLVSSSMIDRVAADLGRELVEVPVGFKWFVDGLGNGTIGFGGEESAGASFLRRDGSVWTTDKDGILLALLASEMLAVTERTPSEHYASLTARFGEPAYARVDAPATREEKAVLGRLSPGQVTTETLAGEPITAVLTQAPGNGAAIGGIKVTTANAWFAARPSGTEDVYKVYAESFLGPDHLARVQEEARSVVSAALGS from the coding sequence ATGCCGAACGAGCGGGCGGGACAGCCGGCACGGCCGGAGGACCTCATCGATGTGGCCCGGCTGGTGACCGCGTACTACGCCCTGCACCCCGACCCGGCCGACCCCGCCCAGCGTGTCGCCTTCGGCACGTCGGGGCACCGCGGGTCCTCCCTGGCCACCGCCTTCAACGAGGACCACATCGCCGCGACCAGCCAGGCGATCTGCGAGTACCGGGCCGGGCAGGGCATCGACGGGCCGCTGTTCCTCGGCGCCGACACCCATGCGCTCTCCGAGCCCGCCCGGGTGACCGCCGTGGAGGTCTTCGCGGCGAACGGCGTCACCGTGCTCATCGACTCCGCCGACGGGTACACGCCCACCCCGGCCGTCTCGCACGCCATCCTCACCCACAACCGCGGGCGCACCGCCGGCATGGCCGACGGCGTCGTGGTCACGCCCTCGCACAATCCGCCGGCCGACGGGGGCTTCAAGTACAACCCGCCGAACGGCGGGCCGGCCGGTTCCGATGCGACCGGCTGGATCCAGGACCGGGCCAACGAGATCATCACGGGCGGCCTGAAGGACGTACGGCGGCTGCCCTACGCCCGGGCGCTCGCCGCGGCGACCACGGGCCGGTACGACTTCCTCGGCGCCTATGTGGCGGACCTGCCGTCGGTGCTGGACCTGGACGCCGTGCGCGCCGCGGGGGTGCGGATCGGCGCCGATCCGCTGGGCGGCGCGTCCGTCGCGTACTGGGGCCGGATCGCCGACGAGCACGGTCTGGACCTGACCGTGGTCAACCCGCACACCGACCCCACCTGGCGGTTCATGACGCTGGACTGGGACGGCAGGATCCGGATGGACTGCTCGTCGCCGTACGCGATGGCGTCGCTGATCGAGGGCCGCGACCGCTTCCAGCTCGCCACCGGCAACGATGCCGACGCCGACCGGCACGGCATCGTCACCCCGGACGGCGGGCTGATGAATCCCAACCACTATCTCGCCACCGCCATCGCCTATCTCTACCGCCACCGCGAGCAGTGGCCGGCCGGCGCCGGTGTCGGCAAGACGCTGGTGTCGTCGAGCATGATCGACCGGGTGGCGGCCGACCTGGGCCGGGAACTGGTGGAAGTGCCGGTCGGTTTCAAGTGGTTCGTGGACGGGCTCGGGAACGGCACCATCGGGTTCGGCGGTGAGGAGTCCGCGGGGGCCTCGTTCCTGCGCCGTGACGGCTCGGTGTGGACGACCGACAAGGACGGCATCCTGCTGGCGCTGCTGGCGTCCGAGATGCTGGCCGTGACGGAGCGCACGCCGAGCGAGCACTACGCCTCGCTCACCGCCCGGTTCGGCGAGCCCGCCTACGCCCGCGTCGACGCCCCCGCGACCCGCGAGGAGAAGGCCGTGCTGGGTCGGCTCTCGCCCGGCCAGGTGACGACCGAGACGCTGGCCGGGGAGCCGATCACCGCCGTGCTCACACAGGCCCCGGGGAACGGGGCGGCCATCGGCGGCATCAAGGTGACCACCGCCAACGCCTGGTTCGCCGCCCGCCCTTCGGGCACCGAGGACGTCTACAAGGTGTACGCCGAGTCCTTCCTCGGGCCCGACCATCTGGCGCGTGTGCAGGAGGAGGCGCGGTCCGTCGTGTCGGCGGCACTGGGCAGTTGA
- a CDS encoding TetR/AcrR family transcriptional regulator, translating to MAEPANEPVRADALRNREHILQVAHDAFAESGTTSLNAIAKRAGVGPGTLYRHFPTREDLILAVYRHDVRRLVDSVPDVLAAARTPLDAFRTWFRTLADYVRLKHGLGEALHTAAVQDAVNETYAPVTAAVARLLRACEEDGSVRPGLDAADTLLLMGFLWRVGPGEEGREQARRLMELAIAGLRPVPGAAGPVPGPVPGPGR from the coding sequence GTGGCCGAGCCTGCGAACGAACCCGTACGCGCCGACGCGCTGAGGAACCGGGAGCACATCCTCCAGGTCGCCCACGACGCCTTCGCGGAGTCCGGGACGACCTCGCTCAATGCCATCGCCAAACGCGCCGGTGTCGGTCCCGGCACCCTGTACCGGCACTTCCCCACCCGTGAGGACCTGATCCTCGCGGTCTACCGGCACGACGTCCGGCGGCTGGTCGACTCCGTCCCGGACGTCCTGGCCGCCGCCCGCACGCCGTTGGACGCCTTCCGGACCTGGTTCCGCACTCTCGCCGACTACGTACGCCTCAAGCACGGGCTCGGCGAGGCCCTGCACACGGCCGCCGTCCAGGACGCGGTCAACGAGACGTACGCGCCCGTCACGGCGGCCGTCGCCCGACTGCTGCGCGCCTGCGAGGAGGACGGCAGTGTCCGCCCCGGCCTGGACGCGGCCGACACCCTGCTGCTGATGGGCTTCCTGTGGCGCGTGGGCCCCGGCGAGGAGGGCCGGGAACAGGCCCGGCGGCTCATGGAACTCGCCATCGCCGGACTCCGCCCCGTCCCCGGCGCGGCCGGTCCCGTCCCCGGTCCAGTCCCCGGCCCCGGGCGCTGA
- a CDS encoding L-threonylcarbamoyladenylate synthase, producing MAKYFDVHPENPQRRTISTVADSIRSGALVVYPTDSCFALGCRLGSREGTDRIRSIRDLDERHHFTLVCQNFAQLGQFVQVDNDVFRAIKAATPGSYTFILRATKDVPRQLQHPKKKTVGVRIPDHTVAQALVAELGEPLVSSTLLLPGEDEPLTQGWEIKERLDHTVDAVLDSGDCGTEPTTVIDFSGGEPEIVRRGAGDISRFE from the coding sequence ATGGCGAAGTACTTCGACGTCCACCCCGAGAATCCGCAGCGGCGCACCATCAGCACGGTGGCCGACAGTATCCGGTCGGGCGCGCTCGTCGTGTACCCGACGGACTCCTGCTTCGCGCTGGGCTGCCGGCTGGGCAGCCGTGAGGGCACCGACCGCATCCGGTCGATCCGCGACCTCGACGAGCGCCACCACTTCACCCTCGTGTGCCAGAACTTCGCGCAGCTGGGCCAGTTCGTCCAGGTCGACAACGACGTCTTCCGCGCCATCAAGGCCGCGACACCCGGCAGTTACACCTTCATCCTCCGCGCGACGAAGGATGTGCCGCGCCAGCTCCAGCACCCCAAGAAGAAGACGGTCGGTGTGCGGATCCCCGACCACACCGTCGCGCAGGCCCTGGTCGCCGAACTCGGCGAGCCGTTGGTCTCCAGCACCCTGCTGCTGCCCGGCGAGGACGAGCCGCTGACCCAGGGCTGGGAGATCAAGGAACGGCTCGACCACACGGTGGACGCCGTGCTCGACTCCGGCGACTGCGGCACCGAGCCGACGACGGTCATCGACTTCTCCGGCGGTGAGCCCGAGATCGTACGCCGAGGGGCGGGCGACATCTCGCGGTTCGAGTAG
- a CDS encoding GNAT family N-acetyltransferase, whose product MTMVIEGSSHLVAPAVRRSGGAGIRRVDGVRPTDGPGLRALFDSCSPETVRLRFFGLLDELPRDYVDGVLACWPEVHDAVVAHRGDRSRLAGLASLAAPTGGGPGDAAVFCVLVADGRQRQGLGAAMVRALLARAAARGVERVTASVLPGRSGLLAALARRAEVELESSSRDQDGLTGVYKLTQQVRWVPVRRCSSVCVGVRRGAGGQ is encoded by the coding sequence ATGACGATGGTCATAGAGGGGTCATCGCATCTGGTGGCACCTGCCGTGCGGCGGTCCGGTGGAGCCGGAATCCGGCGTGTGGACGGGGTCCGGCCGACCGACGGTCCAGGGCTCAGGGCGCTGTTCGACAGCTGCTCGCCCGAGACGGTCCGCCTGCGGTTCTTCGGTCTCCTCGACGAGCTGCCGCGCGACTACGTGGACGGCGTGCTGGCCTGCTGGCCCGAGGTGCACGACGCCGTCGTCGCCCACCGGGGCGACCGGAGCCGCCTCGCCGGGCTCGCCAGTCTCGCCGCCCCGACGGGCGGCGGACCCGGTGACGCCGCCGTATTCTGCGTGCTCGTCGCCGACGGCCGGCAGCGGCAGGGGCTGGGCGCGGCCATGGTCCGGGCCCTGCTCGCCCGGGCCGCAGCGCGCGGCGTCGAGCGCGTGACGGCGAGTGTGCTGCCGGGCAGGTCCGGGCTGCTGGCCGCGCTCGCCCGCCGGGCGGAAGTGGAACTGGAGAGTTCGTCGCGCGACCAGGACGGCCTGACCGGCGTCTATAAGCTGACCCAGCAGGTCCGTTGGGTGCCTGTTCGGCGGTGTTCGTCAGTGTGCGTCGGTGTGCGTCGGGGTGCGGGAGGTCAGTGA
- a CDS encoding SMP-30/gluconolactonase/LRE family protein produces the protein MRHPATSRPTYEVAVREQAALGEGPTWDPATGRLLWVDILSSRIHTYDPASGRRTVTATEQHVGAVKPRAGGGLVVNLRDGIGLYGPNGAPFRWLVHAPAPGRRGNDAAVAPDGSLWAGTMRYDEAPGGGSLTRIAPDGTTTEQLPDVAVSNGTGWSPDGRLMYYIDSPTRRIDVLDHTAGRALNRRPFVRIEEGAGFPDGLTVDADGCVWVALWDGAAVRRYTPDGTLDRVVALPVRRPTACAFGGPGLRDLYVTTARTGLTRPHPLAGSLLVVPAAGQGLTGTPFAG, from the coding sequence GTGAGGCATCCGGCGACGTCCCGGCCGACGTACGAGGTCGCGGTCCGGGAGCAGGCGGCCCTCGGCGAGGGTCCCACCTGGGACCCGGCGACCGGCCGGCTCCTCTGGGTCGACATCCTCTCCTCGCGCATCCACACCTACGACCCCGCGAGCGGCCGCCGCACGGTCACGGCCACCGAACAGCACGTCGGCGCCGTGAAGCCGCGCGCCGGCGGCGGCCTGGTGGTCAACCTCAGGGACGGCATCGGGCTGTACGGCCCGAACGGCGCGCCCTTCCGCTGGCTGGTCCACGCTCCCGCGCCCGGCCGCCGAGGCAACGACGCCGCCGTCGCCCCCGACGGATCGCTCTGGGCCGGCACCATGCGCTACGACGAAGCCCCGGGCGGCGGAAGCCTCACCCGCATCGCACCGGACGGCACGACCACCGAGCAGCTGCCGGACGTGGCCGTCAGCAACGGCACCGGCTGGAGCCCGGACGGCCGGCTCATGTACTACATCGACAGCCCCACCCGCCGGATCGACGTCCTCGACCACACGGCCGGACGCGCCCTGAACCGACGGCCGTTCGTCCGGATCGAGGAAGGCGCCGGTTTCCCCGACGGGCTGACCGTCGACGCCGACGGCTGCGTATGGGTCGCACTGTGGGACGGTGCGGCGGTCCGCCGCTACACACCGGACGGCACCCTCGACCGCGTCGTCGCGCTGCCCGTACGCCGCCCCACCGCCTGCGCCTTCGGCGGCCCGGGCCTGCGCGATCTCTACGTCACCACCGCCCGCACCGGCCTCACCCGGCCGCATCCGCTCGCCGGTTCGCTGCTGGTCGTCCCCGCCGCGGGACAAGGGCTGACCGGCACGCCCTTCGCCGGCTGA
- a CDS encoding NADPH-dependent F420 reductase, whose translation MLGEAPPGLPGGAPGGSTGASPPGREHPGRSRCCHQTASPDGPSDAVRPAQENRTTVEGHSMKIGIIGAGNIGGNLTRRLTALGHDVSVANSRGPETLTALAEETGATPVTAAEAARDAQIVVVTVPVKRVPDLPSGLFDHAAEGVAVIDTGNYYPKERDGRIAAIEDSGLTESRWTEQQIGHPVIKAFNGTYAQDILERARPAGHPERMAVPVAGDDEAAKKAVRALIDELGFDTVDAGGIDDSWRQQPATPVYGLRAGAAEVVEALADASPERTAAFRG comes from the coding sequence ATCCTCGGCGAGGCTCCCCCAGGCCTGCCGGGAGGAGCACCGGGCGGCTCGACGGGGGCCTCTCCGCCCGGGCGGGAACACCCGGGCCGCTCCCGGTGCTGTCACCAGACGGCGAGTCCCGACGGACCGAGTGACGCCGTCCGACCCGCGCAGGAGAACAGGACCACCGTCGAAGGACACTCCATGAAAATCGGCATCATCGGCGCAGGAAACATCGGCGGCAACCTCACCCGCCGGCTCACCGCGCTCGGGCACGACGTGTCCGTAGCGAACTCCCGCGGCCCCGAGACCCTCACCGCACTCGCCGAGGAGACCGGTGCCACGCCGGTCACCGCCGCCGAGGCGGCCCGCGACGCGCAGATCGTCGTCGTCACCGTCCCGGTCAAGCGCGTCCCGGACCTCCCGTCCGGCCTCTTCGACCACGCGGCCGAGGGCGTCGCCGTCATCGACACCGGCAACTACTACCCCAAGGAGCGCGACGGCCGGATCGCCGCCATCGAGGACAGCGGGCTGACCGAGAGCCGCTGGACCGAGCAGCAGATCGGCCACCCGGTGATCAAGGCGTTCAACGGCACCTACGCGCAGGACATCCTCGAAAGGGCCCGGCCGGCGGGCCACCCCGAGCGGATGGCCGTTCCGGTGGCCGGTGACGACGAGGCGGCCAAGAAGGCCGTGCGCGCCCTCATCGACGAGCTCGGCTTCGACACGGTCGACGCCGGCGGGATCGACGACTCCTGGCGCCAGCAGCCCGCCACGCCCGTCTACGGCCTGCGCGCGGGCGCCGCGGAGGTGGTGGAGGCTCTCGCCGACGCCTCACCCGAGCGCACGGCGGCCTTCCGGGGGTGA